A window from Sinorhizobium fredii encodes these proteins:
- a CDS encoding polyamine ABC transporter substrate-binding protein, translated as MTKWYRENAPITAEKLADEVMRLKRGSVTRRHFLGVTGLGLATAVLARAPGLFNATAFAEDLGTQMSLATWPNYHDPATFEAFRAATGVAVEVNVFGSNEEMLAKLQAGGTGWDLFVPTNYTISTYAKLGLIDELDLSKLPNYDASTENARFTNEGVIDGKTYAVPKNWGTTGIAVNSDKIKKPVTSWKEFFEVAMAEADGRAMVHDYQLTTIGNALVSLGFSFNSIKPEELAKAEELLIKVKPHLYAINSDYQPAMRATDAWMTMCWTNDGAQLNRDMPEIQFVLGKDGGEIWSDFYAIPKSAANKPAGYALLNYLMMPENAVKEHIANGAPTTDSRVLKLLPPEVTSNKIVYPDEAALTPLEFGAAVTLTDPGRAELMARFKSA; from the coding sequence ATGACCAAGTGGTACAGAGAGAATGCCCCGATCACCGCGGAAAAGCTTGCGGACGAGGTGATGCGCCTGAAACGCGGCTCGGTGACCCGCCGCCATTTTCTCGGCGTCACCGGCCTCGGGCTTGCCACTGCCGTCCTGGCGCGCGCGCCCGGCCTCTTCAACGCGACGGCTTTTGCCGAAGACCTCGGCACGCAGATGTCGCTCGCGACCTGGCCGAACTATCATGATCCCGCCACCTTCGAAGCCTTCAGGGCCGCGACTGGCGTCGCCGTAGAAGTCAACGTTTTCGGCTCGAACGAGGAAATGCTTGCGAAGCTGCAGGCAGGCGGCACCGGTTGGGACCTCTTCGTCCCGACCAATTACACGATTTCGACCTATGCAAAGCTCGGCCTCATCGATGAGCTCGACCTGTCGAAGCTCCCGAACTACGACGCCTCGACGGAAAACGCCCGCTTCACCAATGAAGGCGTCATCGACGGCAAGACCTATGCGGTGCCGAAGAACTGGGGCACGACCGGCATTGCCGTGAACAGCGACAAGATCAAAAAGCCGGTTACGAGCTGGAAGGAGTTCTTCGAGGTGGCGATGGCCGAGGCCGACGGTCGCGCCATGGTGCATGACTACCAGCTCACCACCATCGGCAACGCACTCGTCTCGCTTGGATTTTCCTTTAACTCAATCAAGCCGGAGGAACTCGCCAAGGCCGAGGAGCTGCTGATCAAGGTCAAGCCGCATCTCTACGCGATCAACAGCGACTACCAGCCGGCGATGCGGGCGACGGACGCCTGGATGACAATGTGCTGGACCAATGACGGCGCCCAGCTCAACCGCGACATGCCGGAAATCCAATTCGTGCTCGGCAAGGATGGCGGCGAAATCTGGTCGGATTTCTACGCGATCCCGAAGAGTGCGGCCAACAAGCCCGCCGGCTATGCGCTGCTCAACTATCTGATGATGCCCGAAAACGCCGTCAAGGAGCACATCGCCAACGGCGCGCCGACGACCGACAGCCGCGTCTTGAAGTTGCTGCCACCGGAGGTGACGTCGAACAAGATCGTCTATCCGGACGAGGCGGCGCTGACGCCGCTCGAATTCGGCGCCGCGGTGACGCTGACAGATCCCGGTCGCGCCGAACTGATGGCCCGCTTCAAGTCGGCGTGA
- a CDS encoding ABC transporter permease, translating to MTTTTATAPLINKRAVIDWLGIAPFAIFALMFLIVPTLYLVTGAFLTPEGTFTFKNLADLFTPTIMSAYWISIRVSVASSLGGALIGFFLAWAVVLGGVPNWIRSGLLTFSGVASNFAGVPLAFAFLSTLGRTGLLTVFLRDWFGFNLYGTGFNLLSFFGLTITYMYFQIPLMVLILTPALDGLKKEWREAAEILGASTWQYWRMVALPILWPSLLGTTLLLFANAFGAIATAYALTGSSLNIVPILLYAQIRGDVLHNPNLGYALALGMIVITGISNILYIWLRMRAERWQK from the coding sequence ATGACCACGACAACAGCAACCGCACCCCTGATCAACAAACGAGCGGTCATCGATTGGCTCGGGATAGCCCCGTTCGCGATTTTTGCGCTGATGTTCCTGATCGTTCCGACGCTCTACCTCGTCACCGGCGCCTTTCTGACGCCCGAAGGAACCTTCACCTTCAAGAATCTCGCCGATCTCTTCACGCCGACGATCATGAGCGCCTACTGGATCTCGATCCGCGTGTCGGTCGCCTCCTCGCTCGGCGGCGCGCTGATCGGCTTCTTCCTCGCCTGGGCGGTCGTGCTCGGCGGAGTTCCGAACTGGATCCGCTCCGGCCTGCTGACCTTCTCCGGCGTCGCCTCCAATTTCGCGGGCGTGCCGCTCGCTTTCGCGTTTCTTTCGACGCTCGGCCGCACCGGGCTCCTCACCGTCTTTTTGCGCGACTGGTTCGGCTTCAATCTTTACGGAACCGGCTTCAATCTCCTGAGCTTCTTCGGCCTCACCATCACCTATATGTATTTCCAGATCCCGCTGATGGTGCTGATCCTCACCCCGGCGCTGGACGGCCTCAAGAAAGAGTGGCGCGAGGCGGCCGAAATCCTCGGCGCCTCCACCTGGCAATATTGGCGCATGGTGGCGCTGCCGATCCTCTGGCCGAGCCTGCTCGGCACGACTCTCCTGCTCTTCGCCAATGCCTTCGGCGCCATCGCCACGGCTTACGCGCTGACCGGCAGTTCGCTCAACATCGTGCCGATCCTGCTCTACGCGCAGATCCGCGGCGACGTGTTGCACAACCCCAATCTCGGCTATGCGCTCGCCCTCGGCATGATCGTCATCACCGGCATTTCCAACATTCTCTATATCTGGCTGCGCATGCGCGCCGAACGGTGGCAGAAATGA
- a CDS encoding ABC transporter ATP-binding protein, which yields MAFLTLTNIQKSFGPVQVVHNFNMGIEKGEFVSFLGPSGCGKTTILRMIAGFETPSGGSIVINGQDQGALKPNQRNIGMVFQAYALFPNMNVHDNVAFGLKVAGGTKTDIDIRVKQMLGLIKLEHLADRFPYQLSGGQQQRVALARALAVKPQVLLLDEPLSALDAKIRISLREEIRQIQQQLGITTVFVTHDQEEALSISDRIVVMNAGRADQIGTPFEIYNTPATRFVASFVGTLNIIEGKVADPATGAVTIGGQRIALKEPIAGLKGGDSISLALRPEAGSIAEGSKGDTALPGEVVSTSFLGSVIRTKLRVGDDVISFDMFNDPGITPPVAGENVSLRFAAKDLLVIRE from the coding sequence ATGGCTTTCCTGACACTGACCAATATTCAGAAATCCTTCGGCCCGGTTCAGGTCGTTCATAATTTCAACATGGGCATCGAAAAGGGCGAGTTCGTCTCCTTCCTCGGCCCGTCCGGCTGCGGCAAGACCACGATCCTGCGCATGATCGCCGGTTTCGAGACGCCGTCCGGCGGCTCGATCGTCATCAACGGCCAGGACCAGGGCGCTCTGAAGCCGAACCAGCGCAATATCGGCATGGTCTTCCAGGCCTATGCGCTGTTTCCCAACATGAACGTCCATGACAATGTCGCCTTCGGCCTGAAGGTCGCCGGCGGCACCAAAACGGACATCGATATCCGGGTGAAGCAGATGCTCGGGCTCATCAAGCTCGAGCACCTGGCGGACCGCTTCCCCTATCAACTGTCCGGCGGCCAGCAGCAGCGTGTGGCGCTCGCCCGCGCGCTTGCCGTGAAGCCGCAAGTGCTGCTGCTCGACGAGCCGCTCTCGGCGCTCGATGCGAAGATTCGCATCTCGCTGCGCGAAGAGATCCGGCAGATCCAGCAGCAGCTCGGCATCACCACGGTGTTCGTCACCCACGACCAGGAGGAGGCGCTGTCGATCTCCGACCGGATCGTGGTGATGAATGCCGGCCGCGCCGACCAGATCGGCACCCCGTTCGAGATCTACAACACGCCGGCGACCCGCTTCGTGGCTTCCTTCGTCGGAACGCTCAATATCATCGAGGGCAAGGTCGCCGATCCCGCCACCGGTGCGGTCACCATCGGCGGGCAGCGGATTGCCCTGAAAGAGCCGATTGCCGGCCTCAAGGGCGGGGACAGCATTTCGCTGGCGCTTCGGCCGGAGGCGGGTTCGATCGCCGAGGGCTCCAAAGGCGATACCGCGCTGCCCGGCGAAGTCGTCTCGACGAGCTTCCTCGGCTCGGTCATCCGCACCAAGCTGCGGGTTGGCGATGATGTCATCTCGTTCGACATGTTCAACGATCCGGGCATTACACCGCCTGTTGCCGGCGAGAATGTCAGCCTGCGCTTCGCCGCCAAGGACCTGTTGGTCATCCGCGAGTAG
- a CDS encoding ABC transporter substrate-binding protein, with protein sequence MISKTQRLLSLSTAILLATTAVAAAEPSEELIAAAKKEGTLTTIALPHTWCGYGDLIAGFKAKYGIEVNELNPDAGSGDEIEAIKANKGNTGPQAPDVIDVGLSFGPSAKAEGLIQPYKVSTWDTIPDSAKDSEGFWYGDYYGVLSFVVNTDIVKEVPKDWADLKKSDYANAVALAGDPRASNQAVQAVYAAGLAAGEKDAAKAGEAGLAFFAEVNKAGNFVPVIGKSASLAQGSTPIIIAWDYNGLSWRDSLNGNPPVEVVVPASGVVAGVYVQAISAFAPHPNAAKLWMEYLYSDEGQLGWLKGYCHPIRFNDLAKNGKIPQEMLDKLPPAAAYEKAVFPTLEEQAKGKEAITTKWDSVVGANVQ encoded by the coding sequence GTGATTTCAAAGACTCAACGCCTGCTCTCGCTCTCGACCGCCATCCTGCTGGCAACCACGGCCGTGGCCGCTGCCGAGCCGAGCGAAGAGCTCATCGCCGCCGCCAAGAAGGAAGGCACGCTCACCACCATTGCGCTGCCGCACACCTGGTGCGGTTATGGCGATCTCATCGCCGGTTTCAAGGCGAAGTACGGGATCGAGGTCAACGAGCTGAACCCCGACGCCGGTTCCGGCGACGAGATCGAAGCCATCAAGGCCAACAAGGGCAATACCGGCCCGCAGGCACCCGACGTGATCGACGTCGGCCTGTCCTTCGGCCCCTCTGCCAAGGCCGAAGGCCTGATCCAGCCCTACAAGGTCTCGACCTGGGATACGATCCCGGATAGCGCCAAGGATTCGGAAGGGTTCTGGTACGGCGACTATTACGGTGTTCTCTCCTTCGTCGTGAACACCGATATCGTCAAGGAAGTGCCGAAGGACTGGGCCGACCTCAAGAAGTCGGACTACGCGAACGCGGTCGCTCTCGCCGGCGACCCGCGCGCCTCGAACCAGGCCGTGCAGGCCGTCTACGCCGCTGGTCTCGCCGCTGGCGAAAAGGATGCGGCCAAGGCCGGTGAAGCAGGCCTCGCCTTCTTCGCGGAAGTCAACAAGGCCGGCAATTTCGTTCCGGTCATCGGCAAGTCCGCTTCGCTCGCACAGGGCTCGACCCCGATCATCATCGCCTGGGACTATAACGGTCTCTCCTGGCGCGACAGCCTGAACGGCAACCCGCCGGTCGAAGTCGTCGTTCCGGCCTCGGGCGTCGTCGCCGGCGTCTATGTGCAGGCGATCTCGGCCTTCGCCCCGCATCCGAACGCCGCCAAGCTGTGGATGGAATATCTCTACTCGGACGAAGGCCAGCTCGGTTGGCTGAAGGGCTATTGCCACCCGATCCGCTTCAACGATCTCGCCAAGAACGGCAAGATCCCGCAGGAAATGCTGGACAAGCTGCCGCCGGCAGCTGCCTATGAAAAGGCCGTATTCCCGACGCTCGAGGAACAGGCCAAGGGCAAGGAAGCGATCACCACCAAGTGGGACAGCGTGGTCGGCGCCAACGTTCAGTAA
- a CDS encoding GlxA family transcriptional regulator, which produces MDGSVSQAQHIDLLILPETNLILVASVIEPLRAANRIVGRTLYSWTMFSPDGEAIETKSGIPIPVSGPFRPQRETAPLFVLSSYNWRRSATSQLKMLLSQTARHREAMAGIESGSWLLAETSLLDDFSATTHWEDFEDFASAYPQVTMVRERFVIDGKRITTGGSLPTLDLMLEVIRRAHGYSLALEVSRLFIYEQERTRGDLLQVPAIGNMRILDERVGAAVKLMEETVEAPLTLARLARRVGVSARHLQDLFKDTMGVAPHEHYLALRLNAARRKVIETRMEFADIAAISGFNSSSSFSRSYRAHYRESPSETRRRLKLKS; this is translated from the coding sequence ATGGACGGCAGTGTTTCGCAGGCGCAGCATATCGATTTGCTGATCCTGCCGGAGACCAATCTCATTCTGGTCGCCTCGGTTATCGAGCCGCTGCGCGCCGCCAACCGCATCGTCGGGCGAACGCTCTACAGCTGGACAATGTTCAGCCCGGACGGCGAGGCGATCGAGACGAAAAGCGGCATCCCGATTCCGGTGTCCGGCCCCTTCCGGCCGCAACGCGAAACGGCGCCGCTCTTCGTGCTGTCGAGCTACAACTGGCGGCGCAGCGCTACCTCACAGCTCAAGATGCTGCTGTCGCAGACGGCCCGGCACCGGGAGGCGATGGCCGGCATCGAATCGGGGTCCTGGCTTCTGGCGGAGACGAGCCTGCTCGACGATTTTTCCGCCACGACCCACTGGGAAGACTTCGAGGATTTCGCCAGCGCCTATCCGCAGGTGACGATGGTTCGGGAGCGCTTCGTCATCGATGGCAAGCGCATCACCACCGGCGGCTCGCTGCCCACGCTCGACCTGATGTTGGAAGTGATCCGCCGCGCGCACGGCTATTCGCTGGCGCTCGAAGTCTCGCGTCTCTTCATCTACGAGCAGGAGCGCACGCGCGGCGACCTCTTACAGGTGCCGGCAATCGGCAATATGCGCATCCTTGACGAGCGGGTCGGTGCGGCGGTCAAGCTGATGGAGGAGACGGTCGAGGCGCCGTTGACGCTTGCACGGCTCGCGCGCCGGGTCGGCGTCAGCGCCCGCCACCTGCAGGACCTCTTCAAGGACACCATGGGCGTGGCGCCGCACGAACACTATCTGGCGCTGCGGCTCAATGCGGCGCGCCGCAAGGTGATCGAGACGCGGATGGAGTTCGCCGACATCGCGGCAATTTCCGGCTTCAACTCGTCGTCGTCGTTTTCGCGAAGCTATCGCGCACACTATCGCGAGAGCCCGAGCGAGACACGCCGGCGGCTGAAGCTCAAGAGTTGA
- a CDS encoding ABC transporter ATP-binding protein: MTSDSNDIEFRSVAKRYGSVTAVSDISLGVPKGAFVALLGPSGCGKTTCLRMIGGFEQPSAGMVYIGGQPMNGVPAYRRPVNMVFQQYALFPHLDVEQNVAYGLKQMRPRIAAAEISRRAREALEMVRLAGFGKRRIHEMSGGQQQRVALARAIVNKPKVLLLDEPLAALDKKLRTAMQIELQSLQRELGITFMLVTHDQEEALSMSDLVCVMNAGRVVQIGPPQEIYDRPANLFVADFVGKTNRIEATVEPGANAVRLANGVGLAKPARANGTAGAAMVALRPESISLVRDDTATLHGTVTHRIFLGSSVEYSVEVDGLGDFLVTADRRSLDESDLAEPGERIGLRFDPNAMHVFPA, from the coding sequence GTGACATCCGATTCAAACGACATCGAATTCCGTTCGGTCGCCAAACGCTATGGCAGCGTGACGGCGGTGTCGGATATCAGCCTCGGGGTGCCCAAGGGGGCTTTCGTCGCGCTGCTCGGCCCGTCCGGCTGCGGCAAGACCACCTGCCTGCGAATGATCGGCGGCTTCGAACAGCCAAGCGCGGGGATGGTCTATATCGGTGGCCAGCCTATGAACGGCGTGCCGGCCTATCGGCGCCCGGTCAATATGGTCTTCCAGCAATACGCGCTGTTCCCCCATCTTGATGTCGAGCAGAACGTCGCCTACGGGCTGAAGCAAATGCGCCCGCGCATTGCGGCGGCCGAAATCAGCCGCCGCGCCCGGGAGGCGCTGGAGATGGTCCGTCTTGCCGGCTTCGGCAAGCGCCGCATTCACGAGATGTCGGGCGGACAGCAACAGCGCGTGGCGCTTGCCCGCGCCATCGTCAACAAGCCGAAGGTGTTGCTCCTCGATGAGCCTCTTGCCGCGCTCGACAAGAAGCTGCGCACAGCGATGCAGATCGAACTCCAGAGCCTCCAGCGCGAGCTCGGCATCACCTTCATGCTCGTCACGCACGACCAGGAAGAAGCGCTGTCGATGAGCGATCTCGTCTGCGTTATGAATGCCGGGCGAGTGGTCCAGATCGGGCCGCCGCAGGAAATCTACGATCGCCCGGCGAATCTTTTCGTCGCCGATTTCGTCGGCAAGACCAATCGCATCGAAGCGACGGTCGAGCCCGGCGCGAATGCGGTGCGGCTGGCAAATGGCGTCGGTTTGGCAAAGCCCGCGCGTGCCAATGGAACCGCGGGTGCGGCCATGGTGGCGCTCCGTCCGGAATCGATAAGCCTTGTGCGTGACGATACCGCCACGCTGCATGGCACGGTGACCCACCGCATCTTCCTCGGCTCATCGGTCGAATACTCCGTCGAGGTTGACGGGCTTGGCGATTTTCTGGTGACCGCCGACCGCCGCAGCCTGGATGAGTCCGACCTCGCAGAACCTGGAGAAAGGATCGGACTCCGCTTCGATCCCAACGCAATGCATGTCTTTCCGGCCTGA
- a CDS encoding helix-turn-helix transcriptional regulator, whose translation MGDEAVGTAFRRLMSSLIAFDYVVVFAYRGKERPLDLYSTFDAKDHVLFVSLYQAGPYLLDPFYHAACAPRPGVWRMRELAPDRFFSSEYYRTYYVQTGLAEEVGFFVPISEQVTVVLSLMRREATGPFGAAEFALLKRAEPLVAALARHHWADLDHRFDAALAKTGRSRRKALHPPADGVWQHLNLTDREAAIIELVLQGHSSESIGLRLGISTGTVKVHRRNVYRKLGISSQTQLLSLYIKNLGH comes from the coding sequence ATGGGCGACGAGGCCGTCGGCACTGCGTTCCGCCGGCTGATGTCGAGCCTGATAGCCTTCGACTATGTCGTCGTCTTCGCCTATCGTGGCAAGGAGCGTCCGCTTGATCTCTACAGTACTTTCGATGCCAAGGACCATGTGCTCTTCGTGAGCCTCTACCAGGCGGGTCCATACCTGCTCGATCCCTTCTATCATGCCGCCTGTGCGCCCCGACCTGGCGTGTGGCGGATGCGGGAGCTGGCGCCCGATCGCTTTTTCTCCAGCGAATATTACCGCACCTATTATGTGCAGACCGGGCTTGCGGAGGAGGTGGGTTTCTTCGTTCCGATCAGCGAACAGGTCACCGTCGTGCTATCGCTGATGCGGCGGGAGGCGACCGGCCCTTTCGGCGCCGCCGAGTTTGCCCTGCTCAAGAGGGCCGAGCCCTTGGTGGCCGCACTCGCTCGCCATCATTGGGCCGACCTCGACCACCGATTCGACGCGGCGCTCGCGAAAACCGGTCGCAGCCGCCGCAAGGCTTTGCATCCGCCCGCGGACGGGGTCTGGCAACATCTCAACCTCACCGATCGAGAAGCGGCAATCATCGAACTGGTCCTGCAGGGGCATTCATCGGAGTCGATCGGATTAAGGCTCGGCATCTCGACCGGGACCGTCAAAGTCCATCGGCGCAACGTTTATCGCAAGCTCGGAATTTCCTCGCAAACGCAGCTGCTGTCGCTCTACATCAAGAATCTCGGCCACTGA
- a CDS encoding ABC transporter permease, with protein MRALVSSVYLFLYAPIALVVLFSFNAGRNASEFTGFSAAWYGKALSNTFLVSALQNSLMIAFTSAALAAVFGTMAALGMERLGPRMRAFFDALFAAAIVVPGVVIGIATLVALVAVFSFVNPALATIWPGDHPPQLGLGYGSIIAAHGLFSMALVAMIVKARIASLGRDIVEASSDLYATPLTTFRLIVLPQILPSILAGFLLAFTFSFDDFIIAFFVAGSKTTLPIYVFASIRRGVTPEINAIATLVLVASLLLILTARVLMRETKSKSGE; from the coding sequence ATGCGTGCCCTCGTCTCCTCCGTCTATCTCTTCCTCTATGCGCCGATCGCGCTCGTCGTTCTGTTCTCCTTCAATGCGGGGCGCAATGCGAGCGAGTTCACCGGCTTCTCCGCTGCCTGGTACGGCAAGGCTCTCAGCAACACCTTCCTGGTTTCAGCACTGCAGAACAGCCTAATGATCGCCTTCACGAGCGCTGCGCTTGCGGCGGTCTTCGGGACCATGGCGGCGCTTGGCATGGAGCGCCTCGGGCCGCGCATGCGAGCCTTCTTCGATGCCCTCTTCGCCGCTGCCATCGTCGTTCCGGGTGTCGTCATCGGAATCGCCACGCTCGTGGCGCTGGTCGCCGTCTTCTCCTTCGTTAATCCAGCGCTCGCGACGATCTGGCCGGGCGATCACCCGCCACAACTCGGTCTTGGCTACGGCTCTATCATCGCCGCCCATGGGCTGTTCTCGATGGCACTCGTCGCCATGATCGTGAAGGCGCGGATCGCCAGTCTCGGCCGTGACATCGTCGAGGCGTCCAGCGATCTCTACGCGACGCCGCTCACCACCTTCCGACTGATTGTGCTGCCGCAGATCCTTCCCTCGATTCTTGCCGGCTTCCTGCTCGCCTTCACCTTCTCCTTCGACGATTTCATCATCGCCTTCTTCGTCGCAGGCTCGAAGACCACCTTGCCTATCTATGTCTTCGCCTCGATCCGTCGCGGCGTGACGCCGGAGATCAATGCGATCGCAACCTTGGTTCTCGTCGCGTCGCTTCTCCTGATCCTGACTGCGCGCGTGCTGATGCGCGAGACGAAAAGCAAATCCGGGGAGTGA
- a CDS encoding SDR family NAD(P)-dependent oxidoreductase, with protein sequence MILKDRIAIVTGGGSGIGQAGAAIMAREGAHVVVVDRSAKASEETVTSIAAKGGSAEPLAIDVTDDGALSNGIADVLRRHGRIDILHNHAGAQVAGDLEQVEVAGFDRSWNLNVRAHFMAARLVVPSMRAAGRGVVVNTSSSSGVLYDREMIAYTTTKHAVIAMTRQMAGDYAKHGVRINALCPGWVDTPFNEPFIKQMGGRKAIEAYIREKVPLGRWASVDEIAEAILFLVSDRSSYMTGQVLVVDGGETVV encoded by the coding sequence ATGATCCTGAAAGACCGGATCGCGATCGTGACCGGCGGCGGCTCCGGAATCGGTCAGGCGGGTGCCGCCATCATGGCGCGCGAAGGCGCCCATGTGGTGGTCGTCGACCGTAGCGCGAAGGCTTCGGAAGAGACCGTGACATCGATCGCCGCCAAGGGCGGCAGCGCCGAACCTCTAGCGATCGACGTCACCGACGACGGAGCGCTGTCGAACGGCATTGCCGACGTCCTTCGACGGCATGGCCGCATCGATATTCTGCACAACCATGCCGGCGCCCAGGTGGCCGGCGACCTGGAACAAGTCGAGGTGGCGGGTTTCGATCGCTCGTGGAACCTGAACGTTCGCGCGCACTTCATGGCGGCTCGCCTCGTCGTGCCGTCGATGAGGGCGGCGGGGCGCGGCGTGGTCGTCAACACCTCGTCCTCTTCCGGCGTCCTCTACGACCGTGAGATGATCGCCTACACCACGACAAAGCACGCCGTCATCGCCATGACGCGGCAGATGGCCGGCGACTACGCGAAACATGGGGTGCGAATAAACGCACTCTGCCCCGGCTGGGTCGACACGCCGTTCAACGAACCTTTCATCAAGCAGATGGGCGGTCGGAAGGCAATCGAGGCCTATATCCGCGAGAAGGTGCCGCTCGGACGGTGGGCAAGCGTCGACGAGATCGCCGAAGCGATCCTCTTCCTTGTCTCCGACCGTTCCTCTTATATGACCGGCCAGGTCCTTGTGGTCGACGGCGGCGAGACAGTCGTCTGA
- a CDS encoding TfoX/Sxy family protein, giving the protein MRDTGLEELVRQELGDRPGLSEKPMFGGLAFLVNGNLVCGARDDGMLVRLGKGSDDWALALPGVAQMVMGERRMHGWVRAGAEAYGDDALRKRLLDAALGYVLSLPPK; this is encoded by the coding sequence ATGCGCGACACGGGACTGGAGGAATTGGTAAGGCAAGAACTCGGCGACCGGCCGGGGCTTTCCGAGAAACCGATGTTCGGCGGCCTGGCTTTTCTCGTGAACGGCAATCTCGTCTGCGGCGCACGCGATGACGGGATGCTGGTGCGGCTCGGCAAGGGGAGTGACGACTGGGCGCTGGCGCTGCCCGGCGTCGCCCAGATGGTGATGGGCGAGCGGAGGATGCATGGATGGGTGCGTGCCGGCGCCGAGGCCTATGGCGACGACGCGCTGCGCAAGCGCCTGCTCGATGCGGCGCTCGGCTACGTGCTCTCGCTGCCACCGAAGTGA
- a CDS encoding 6,7-dimethyl-8-ribityllumazine synthase: MTILSHPSTKIAIVRARWHADIVDQCVDAFVAQWSKLGGNAADIEIFDVPGALEIPLHTQKLAKTGRYSAILGTAFVVNGGIYRHDFVAGIVLDGMMRVQLDTDVPVLSAVLTPHNFQESEPLIAFFRDHFVVKGEEAANACAQILDARAKLALVNA, translated from the coding sequence ATGACCATTCTTTCCCACCCCTCCACCAAGATCGCGATCGTCCGTGCCCGCTGGCACGCCGACATCGTCGACCAGTGCGTCGACGCCTTCGTCGCCCAGTGGTCGAAGCTCGGCGGCAACGCGGCCGACATCGAGATCTTCGACGTGCCGGGAGCGCTGGAAATTCCGCTGCATACGCAGAAGCTCGCCAAGACCGGACGCTATTCGGCGATCCTCGGCACCGCCTTCGTCGTCAACGGCGGCATCTATCGCCACGACTTCGTCGCCGGAATCGTGCTGGACGGCATGATGCGCGTCCAGCTCGACACGGACGTGCCGGTGCTCTCCGCAGTGTTGACGCCGCACAACTTCCAGGAAAGCGAGCCGCTGATCGCCTTCTTCCGCGACCATTTCGTCGTCAAGGGCGAAGAAGCTGCGAATGCCTGCGCACAAATTCTCGACGCGCGCGCCAAGTTGGCGCTGGTCAACGCCTGA
- a CDS encoding ABC transporter permease has protein sequence MKAQRLGAWIAIAIGASYFIIPLLGTLEFSLRMRRGAYSFDAYQSVFSDIQFRETFGYSMLMAVLTIVFGMLLVVPTAYWVRLRLPQVRPIVEFVTLLPLVIPAIVIVFGYLRLYNSSSILPLTGSTSGTNALLMFSYMTLSLPYMYRAVDTAMRAIDVRTLTEAAESLGAKWPTILFRCIFPNVMSGVLSGAFITFAIVMGEFTMAALLNRPAFGPYLQLVGANKAYEPSALAVIAFAITWLSMGLIQLVSRFQKSASPKA, from the coding sequence ATGAAAGCACAACGCCTCGGCGCCTGGATCGCCATCGCCATCGGAGCCAGCTATTTCATCATTCCGCTGCTCGGCACGCTGGAGTTCTCGCTGCGCATGCGACGCGGCGCCTATTCCTTCGACGCCTACCAGTCGGTTTTCTCCGACATCCAGTTTCGCGAGACCTTCGGCTATTCGATGCTGATGGCCGTACTGACGATCGTCTTCGGCATGCTGCTCGTCGTGCCGACGGCGTACTGGGTGCGGCTACGCCTGCCGCAGGTGCGGCCGATCGTCGAGTTCGTCACGCTGCTGCCGCTCGTCATTCCGGCTATCGTTATCGTCTTCGGCTATCTGAGGCTCTACAATTCCTCGTCGATCCTGCCGCTCACCGGTTCGACCTCCGGCACCAACGCGCTGTTGATGTTCTCCTACATGACCCTGTCGCTTCCCTACATGTACCGCGCCGTCGACACGGCGATGCGGGCGATCGACGTCAGGACTTTGACGGAGGCCGCCGAAAGCCTCGGCGCCAAATGGCCGACGATCCTTTTCCGCTGCATCTTCCCGAATGTGATGAGCGGCGTGCTTTCCGGCGCCTTCATCACCTTCGCCATCGTCATGGGCGAATTCACCATGGCGGCGCTGCTCAACCGCCCGGCTTTCGGTCCCTATCTGCAGCTCGTCGGCGCCAATAAGGCCTATGAGCCTTCGGCGCTCGCCGTCATCGCTTTCGCAATCACGTGGTTGAGCATGGGGCTGATCCAGCTCGTCTCCCGCTTCCAGAAATCCGCTTCGCCCAAGGCTTGA